Part of the Carassius auratus strain Wakin linkage group LG28B, ASM336829v1, whole genome shotgun sequence genome, CTCCAAGCTTTGCTCATCAGTTTTTGTTGGGGTTGCAACTTGCGGCTgtagaatttaattattttccaaTTCTTTGTTGACAATGTAACAGCTACTCTGTAGTTACCAAACACTACTAAAACAGGAGCCTCAATGCATTTGCAATGCAACAACAAGATATTAGTAAGCCAAAAAATCATTTGGTTCTCCTTTATTGCACTGATGGTCTGATTTGGAGATCAATGTATCTCTTTCATGGAAAGTTTCAGGGACCTCTAATTATTAAAATTGCatgaaaaatctaaaatgtttataaaactaTTGTCTACTTTACACTGTTATATCAATGTTAATTTTTATCTCCTTTcacttttctgtttatttttatttttatttttttacgggTTACTGACAAATGTActgttttcacttttatttcagAGTTGATTGAAGACAATGTGGTGAAGGAAGAATTGAGTGAATCTGAGGGAAAAAATCATGTCAGAAGTGTAGAAAACCCCAAACAggaagatttaaagaaaaaaagaaaaagtaaatctGTCACCTGCACTcattgtggaaagagttttacatacAAACATTATCTTGAGcgtcacatgagagttcacactggagagaaaccatacacatgtgatcagtgtgggaggaGTTTCTCACAATCAACACACCTCAAAGATCATATGAACATCCACACTAGAGAGAAACTGTACTCATGTGAACAGTGTGGCAAAACATTCCTGTGGGCTTCAAACCGGAAGAATCATGTCAGAGTTCATACAAAAGAGAAGCCACATTCATGTAATttttgtggaaagagtttttcatttCTACAAAGTTTGAAAATACATCAGAAAGTACATACTGGTTTGAGAGAGCACATGTGTTTTGAGTGTGAGAAGATGTTTATTTCAGCAAGCCATTTAAAAcagcatgagaggattcacactggagagaaaccttacaagtgttcacactgtgacaagagattcagacTGTCAGGACATCTGAAAAAacacgagaggattcacactggagtgaaaccttacaagtgttcacactgtgaaaagagattcagtgtgtcatcacatctaaaaagacatgagaggattcacactggagtgaaaccttacaagtgttcacactgtgacaaaagattcagtatgACATCACATctaaaaacacatgagaggatccacactggagagaaacagtATCACTGCACTGAATGTGGGAAATGTTTCAATCATTCATCTAATCTACGCAGACATACAAAAAACAATCACACTAACTCTTTCAGATCTGATCCTGTGTCCCCACCAAATGTGACATAATAATGGATCAAGCAATAAAATAGAATTTGGATAAATCTGTCATTACAAGCAATGACAAAGAAACATTATCTGAAGTTTTCATAGTGAATGAAGTTCATCTTCATATTCAAAACCAGCAGATTCAACTATAAGATTCTCCCTGAAGAAtaaaagtttcataaagttttatttttgttcatcatTTTGCTTCATGTTATAAATTATATCATTGTGCTTCCTTATGGGTTTCATATTATGTTCAGTTGTTTCACATGTTGTTCAATatagtacaggtgcatctcaataaattagaatgtcctGGAAAAGTTTAttacagtaattcaactcaatgTGAAACTCAACTCAGTTGTGAaccgtgtattaaataaattcagtgcacacagacagaagtagttaaagtctttggtttttttaattgtgatgattttggctcacatttaccAAAAtaccaccaattcactatctcaacaaataaaaatatggcgacatgccaatcagctaatcaactcaaaacacatgcaaaggtttcctaagccttcaaaatagtctctcagtttggttcactaggctacacaatcatgaagaagactgctgatctgacagttgtccagaagacaatcattgacacccttcacaaggagggtaagccacaaacattcattaccaaagaagctggcttttcacagagtgctgtatttaagcatgttaacagaaagttggcTGTGCATCTTTTCAAGCAgtatcgattcaagaatttgagtgaacttcacaaggaacggactgaggctggggtcaagacatcacacacagatgtgtcaaggaatttgctaaaccagagacaatgtcagaggtgtcttacctggtcTAAGGAGAAGAAAGTCCTCTTATCAGATGAgtgcaagttttgtatttcatttggaaacctaggtcctagagtctggaggatggctggagaagctcatagcccaagttgcttggagtccagtgttaagtttccacagtctgtgatgatttggggttcaatgtcatctgctggtgttggtccattgtggtttttgaaaaccaaagtcactgcagccgtttaccaagaaatcttggagcacttcatgcttccttctgctgaccatctttttgaa contains:
- the LOC113067435 gene encoding gastrula zinc finger protein XlCGF17.1-like — its product is MKSVKTEFIKEEREKMRDPEPCRIKHTEDTQELTELIEDNVVKEELSESEGKNHVRSVENPKQEDLKKKRKSKSVTCTHCGKSFTYKHYLERHMRVHTGEKPYTCDQCGRSFSQSTHLKDHMNIHTREKLYSCEQCGKTFLWASNRKNHVRVHTKEKPHSCNFCGKSFSFLQSLKIHQKVHTGLREHMCFECEKMFISASHLKQHERIHTGEKPYKCSHCDKRFRLSGHLKKHERIHTGVKPYKCSHCEKRFSVSSHLKRHERIHTGVKPYKCSHCDKRFSMTSHLKTHERIHTGEKQYHCTECGKCFNHSSNLRRHTKNNHTNSFRSDPVSPPNVT